From Apteryx mantelli isolate bAptMan1 chromosome 14, bAptMan1.hap1, whole genome shotgun sequence, the proteins below share one genomic window:
- the YIPF5 gene encoding protein YIPF5 has product MSGFDGFNADFFQTSYSIDDQAQPYDYGGSGGPYSKQYGGYEYSQQSGFIPPEMMQQQQPYTGQIYQPTQTYTPTSAQSFYGSSFEDEPPLLEELGINFDHIWQKTLTVLHPLKVADGSIMNETDLAGPMVFCLAFGATLLLAGKIQFGYVYGISAIGCLGMFCLLNLMSMTGVSFGCVASVLGYCLLPMILLSTFAVLFSLQGMMGIILTAGIIGWCSFSASKIFISALAMEGQQLLVAYPCALLYGVFALISVF; this is encoded by the exons ATGTCCGGGTTCGACGGCTTCAACGCGGACTTCTTCCAGACGAGCTACAGCATCGACGACCAGGCGCAGCCCTACGACTACGGCGGGAGCGGGGGGCCCTACAGCAA GCAATATGGAGGCTATGAGTATTCTCAGCAAAGTGGATTTATCCCTCCAGAAATGATGCAACAACAGCAGCCTTACACTGGGCAGATTTATCAGCCAACGCAGACGTATACTCCAACTTCAGCACAGTCTTTTTATGGAAGTAGTTTTGAGGATGAACCTCCTCTATTAGAAG AATTAGGGATCAATTTCGACCACATCTGGCAGAAGACGCTAACAGTGCTGCACCCGTTAAAAGTAGCAGATGGCAGCATCATGAATGAGACTGATTTGGCTGGACCAATGGTCTTCTGTCTAGCTTTTGGAGCCACATTATTACTG gctGGTAAAATTCAGTTTGGTTATGTGTATGGAATAAGTGCAATCGGATGTCTAGGGATGTTTTGTCTCCTGAACTTAATGAGCATGACGGGTGTCTCATTTGGCTGTGTTGCCAGTGTCCTTGGATACTGTCTTCTTCCTATGATCTTACTTTCCACTTTcgcagttttattttcattgca GGGAATGATGGGAATTATTCTCACTGCTGGAATCATTGGCTGGTGCAGTTTTTCTGCTTCCAAAATCTTTATTTCTGCCTTAGCAATGGAAGGACAACAACTCCTAGTAGCATACCCCTGTGCTTTATTGTATGGAGTCTTTGCTCTCATTTCTGTGTTTTGA